The region TTCCCACACCGATACAGCCCGCCGGCAGGCTCTCAGCCCTGCTGGGAAGCGAGAGAGTGCTGCTGAAGAGGGATGACCTGACCGGCATGGCCCTTTCAGGAAACAAGATCCGGAAACTGGAATACTGCGCCGCCGACGCCCTGTCCCAAGCCGCCGATGTGCACATAACCTGCGGGGGTCCCCAGTCCAACCGGGCGAGAGCCACTGCGGCAGTGGCGGCCAAACTCGGCCTGGAATACCACCTTGTACTCAACGGACTCCCGGGGGCTCCCTGAGGGCAACCGCTTCCTCGACCTCCTTTTCGGCGCCAGGTCAACCTTCGTTTCCGTGGCCGACCTGAGAGACCAAGACGAGAGCATGGGAGAGATTGCCCAGATCTACCGGTCACGGGACAGCAGGCCCGCACAGCCTGGGGAGGATAAAAAACCAAGGGATGCCGGGGGCTTCGCGCCCCCGGCATCCCTTTTATTGTGACCCTGTTTCAAGCTTTTCCCGACCGACCTTGTTTGTTAGCAGTTCATCGCCCGGTATATTTGCCTTGGGATTTACAGGACCAGTGGCACCACGGCGTTGGGTTCTAATACCCTGAAGGAGAAGGATTCGGCCATAAAGAACTGGACCTTGTCTCCGGTGGAGCACTCAAAGCCTATGGAGAAATCCTGCCCCAGGGTGAGTTCGAAGTCGCCACCCCTGGAGGAGACCAGGAAGCCGCCCTCCAGTTCCGGCGCGAGGATGATCCCCCCGTCGAAAAGGGAGGTGATCCTCTTCCTGAGGGGGTAGCCCTCACCGGCGACATCGATGGCCTTCCAAAGCTGGGGACCCGCGACGAGGATGTAGGGACCCTCGACGGCGCTTTTCTGGAAGAACACGAGGCCCTCGGAGACCCCGGCCATGATGCTCCTGGGGTTTTCGGTGGTGACGGAGATCTGGTGTTCCTCCCCCGCCTGGGCCAGCCCGACGATACAACCGGGCTCAAAACCATTGTAAAGGGCGTTTTCCTCGAAGGATGCGATCTTTTCGGCAGCGCTTATCAGGTTGTCCAGTTCCAAGTCTTTGACGCCCCGGGCCACGTTATCGAGTTCCCAAATATCCATCTCGAAGAAAGAGCGGGTCTCCACCAGGGGCTGGACGACATGGACCCCCCAGCGGACATCTTCCTTGTCCTCGCCGGCAGAGACATCGAGCCTACCCGTGGATACCACGGCGTGATCCCAACCGAAGGGCCCCAGCACGTCTACGAACTTCCTGCCGGAAAGTCTGCTCTTCAGGACCTTGATCGCCTGTTCGTCTATCTCCTGCCAGGCGGCATCGCTTATCGGGGATATGGAACGCTTCAGGATGTCCATGCTTTTTCCCTCCTTTCCCTTTCGTAGCCTATCCTTTGAGGCTTCCTATACCCAGGCTGCCGCCGGACGAGGATTTTTTGGGAGCCTGCTCACCGGCGACCTCAGCCTCCTCCACTTCCGTGATGGGAGCCTCGGTGAAAAGGAAG is a window of Thermovirga sp. DNA encoding:
- a CDS encoding pyridoxal-phosphate dependent enzyme, coding for MAVLPTPIQPAGRLSALLGSERVLLKRDDLTGMALSGNKIRKLEYCAADALSQAADVHITCGGPQSNRARATAAVAAKLGLEYHLVLNGLPGAP
- a CDS encoding bacteriocin family protein, whose translation is MDILKRSISPISDAAWQEIDEQAIKVLKSRLSGRKFVDVLGPFGWDHAVVSTGRLDVSAGEDKEDVRWGVHVVQPLVETRSFFEMDIWELDNVARGVKDLELDNLISAAEKIASFEENALYNGFEPGCIVGLAQAGEEHQISVTTENPRSIMAGVSEGLVFFQKSAVEGPYILVAGPQLWKAIDVAGEGYPLRKRITSLFDGGIILAPELEGGFLVSSRGGDFELTLGQDFSIGFECSTGDKVQFFMAESFSFRVLEPNAVVPLVL